In Streptomyces thermolilacinus SPC6, a single genomic region encodes these proteins:
- a CDS encoding alpha/beta hydrolase has protein sequence MAYAEGIEKFVDTVNSALPPDFYTYPVDRQRVLYDSLTEVLPIPVPEGVRHRDETVSHEGRTARVRIYEPAERRGDAVLFYIRGGGFVIGSLHSHHSLVAELADRTGLVAVALDFGMAPENPFPGPLEDCYAGLCGTLGNLPGLGLDGIDPEGAVICGESSGANMAVVLSMMARDRGGPRLRGQAVISPVLDFTRWRHGGEDAPLLSGGEMEFYTACYCPDAGQAENPYVSPLLGGAFHALPPAYVVGCEMDSLCVDAEKYTSLLREAGTPVTYVEEKGMVHAPVRARRVSEPAADFFARYCDAVAALAGRGAGA, from the coding sequence ATGGCGTACGCAGAGGGAATCGAGAAGTTCGTCGACACGGTGAACAGCGCCCTGCCGCCGGACTTCTACACCTATCCCGTGGACCGGCAGCGCGTCCTGTACGACTCGTTGACGGAGGTGCTCCCGATCCCCGTGCCCGAGGGCGTCCGGCACCGGGACGAGACCGTCAGCCACGAGGGCCGCACGGCCCGCGTGAGGATCTACGAGCCCGCCGAGCGGCGGGGCGACGCCGTCCTCTTCTACATCAGGGGCGGCGGGTTCGTCATCGGCTCGCTCCACAGCCACCACAGCCTCGTCGCCGAACTGGCCGACCGCACCGGGCTCGTGGCGGTCGCCCTGGACTTCGGCATGGCACCGGAGAACCCGTTCCCGGGGCCGCTGGAGGACTGCTACGCGGGTCTGTGCGGCACTCTCGGGAACCTGCCGGGGCTCGGCCTGGACGGCATAGACCCGGAGGGCGCGGTGATCTGCGGGGAGAGCTCCGGGGCCAACATGGCCGTGGTGCTGTCGATGATGGCGCGGGACCGGGGCGGGCCGCGGCTGCGCGGCCAGGCCGTGATCAGCCCGGTGCTGGACTTCACCCGCTGGCGGCACGGCGGGGAGGACGCGCCGCTGCTGTCCGGCGGCGAGATGGAGTTCTACACGGCGTGCTACTGCCCCGACGCCGGGCAGGCGGAGAACCCGTATGTGTCGCCGCTGCTGGGCGGCGCGTTCCACGCCCTGCCCCCGGCGTATGTCGTGGGCTGCGAGATGGACTCGCTGTGCGTGGACGCCGAGAAGTACACCTCCCTGCTCCGCGAGGCCGGCACGCCGGTCACGTACGTGGAGGAGAAGGGCATGGTGCACGCCCCGGTGCGCGCCCGCCGGGTCAGCGAACCGGCCGCGGACTTCTTCGCCCGGTACTGCGACGCGGTGGCCGCCCTGGCCGGTCGGGGGGCCGGGGCGTGA
- a CDS encoding MDR family MFS transporter codes for MSTTGQASPKSPENERPSIVQTLRSIPAQIWLVLVGMLINRLGNFLQIYLVLYLTAKGFSATEAGFALGAYGVGSVAGVLMGGSASDRIGYAWTIVGSMALASVLTLSLVHLDSLPAVIAVAAVIGLSAQMYRPASSALLVERTPEERHVMVFAVYRMAFNLGTTAGPLLGALLISYSYDLIFYIEAVAQFGFALVALVLVRSGGRAGAMTAADKETGSRSYAAVLRDTRYLMFLVALFLNAVVYIQHTSALPLQLKADGHSVAFYSSLLSLNAIMVITLELLFTKYVQHLPGRIAVALGIGLVGVGMNLYVAGPAMAMYVVATVVWTVGEMIGTPTASAWPGRVAPEHLRGRYIAAAAFPMQIGYAVGPVIGVAAWQASAASVWWLCGVLTVLAVAATYIGMAEPRRSGPSGAAEATAAPDEGGGAPRQAETAETTGRAEQAPGPAEKAEKATS; via the coding sequence ATGAGCACCACCGGGCAGGCTTCCCCGAAGAGCCCAGAGAACGAACGGCCGTCGATCGTCCAGACCCTCCGGAGCATCCCCGCGCAGATCTGGCTCGTCCTGGTCGGCATGCTGATCAACCGGCTGGGCAACTTCCTCCAGATCTATCTGGTGCTGTATCTGACGGCCAAGGGGTTCAGCGCCACCGAGGCCGGGTTCGCGCTCGGTGCCTATGGCGTCGGCTCGGTGGCCGGCGTGCTGATGGGCGGTTCGGCGTCGGACCGCATCGGGTACGCGTGGACGATCGTCGGGTCCATGGCGCTCGCCAGTGTGCTCACGCTGAGCCTGGTCCATCTGGACAGCCTGCCCGCCGTGATCGCGGTGGCCGCGGTCATCGGCCTGTCGGCGCAGATGTACCGCCCGGCGTCCTCGGCGCTCCTCGTCGAGCGGACACCGGAGGAGCGCCACGTGATGGTGTTCGCCGTGTACCGCATGGCGTTCAACCTGGGCACCACCGCCGGCCCGCTGCTCGGCGCCCTGCTGATCAGCTACTCGTACGACCTCATCTTCTACATCGAGGCGGTCGCGCAGTTCGGCTTCGCCCTGGTCGCGCTGGTCCTCGTGCGGTCCGGTGGCCGCGCGGGCGCGATGACGGCGGCGGACAAGGAGACCGGCAGCCGGTCGTACGCCGCGGTGCTGCGGGACACGCGGTATCTGATGTTCCTGGTGGCGCTGTTCCTCAACGCCGTCGTGTACATCCAGCACACGTCCGCGCTGCCGCTCCAGCTCAAGGCGGACGGGCACAGCGTCGCGTTCTACTCCAGCCTGCTGTCGCTGAACGCCATCATGGTGATCACTCTGGAGCTGCTGTTCACCAAGTACGTGCAGCACCTGCCGGGGCGGATCGCCGTGGCGCTCGGCATCGGCCTGGTCGGCGTCGGCATGAACCTGTACGTGGCCGGCCCTGCCATGGCCATGTACGTGGTGGCCACGGTCGTGTGGACGGTCGGCGAGATGATCGGCACCCCGACGGCCTCGGCGTGGCCCGGCCGTGTCGCACCCGAGCATCTGCGGGGCCGGTACATCGCGGCGGCCGCGTTCCCCATGCAGATCGGCTACGCGGTCGGCCCCGTGATCGGTGTCGCGGCCTGGCAGGCGTCGGCGGCGTCGGTGTGGTGGCTGTGCGGGGTGCTGACCGTGCTGGCGGTCGCCGCCACGTACATCGGCATGGCCGAGCCCCGGCGCTCCGGCCCCTCCGGGGCCGCCGAGGCCACCGCGGCACCCGACGAGGGGGGCGGGGCGCCGCGGCAGGCCGAGACGGCCGAGACCACCGGCCGGGCCGAGCAGGCCCCCGGCCCTGCGGAGAAGGCCGAGAAGGCCACCTCCTGA
- a CDS encoding ATP-grasp domain-containing protein, with protein sequence MTAGSGGAAGERGPCVIVDPYSSGALFAEALAREGLPFAAVVSSARPPEAYASSYRPEDFSEVIVYDGDLDDVVRRVRALGPRCVVAGCESGVELAERLTPLVLPDLANVPELADARRDKSRMAEAVAAAGLPVIPQLCTADVEEAADWLEKEGLVGADLVIKPPKSASTDGVIKIAGGADWRSVFERQIGRVNQFGEIDDRLIVQKFVTGTEYVVDTFSHGGKHSLVDVCAYGKVDNGPHMAVYDTMRWLPPDDPAVPGLAEYVFGVLDAVGMRFGSAHVEVMGTADGPVLIELGARPHGGGQPRFNRNATGDSQIDRTVRWLAGGELPQSYELLRHQMCVFHMARRSGTVRNTSVLEAIPALPSHHFSVRNISDGDHVPVTKDLVDSLNFGFAILSHPDEEQILRDYRTIRDLEGRLLIGGMRSTPSPS encoded by the coding sequence GTGACGGCGGGCAGCGGCGGCGCGGCCGGGGAGCGGGGTCCGTGCGTCATCGTCGATCCGTACTCGTCCGGGGCGCTGTTCGCGGAGGCGCTGGCCCGGGAGGGGCTGCCGTTCGCGGCGGTGGTGAGCAGTGCCCGGCCCCCGGAGGCGTACGCCTCCTCGTACCGGCCGGAGGACTTCTCCGAGGTCATCGTGTACGACGGCGACCTGGACGACGTGGTGCGGCGGGTGCGGGCGCTGGGGCCGCGCTGCGTCGTGGCGGGCTGCGAGTCGGGGGTGGAGCTGGCGGAGAGGCTCACTCCGCTGGTTCTTCCCGACCTCGCCAATGTGCCGGAGCTGGCCGACGCGCGGCGTGACAAGAGCCGTATGGCGGAGGCGGTGGCGGCGGCCGGTCTGCCCGTGATCCCGCAGCTCTGCACCGCTGACGTCGAGGAGGCGGCGGACTGGCTGGAGAAGGAGGGCCTGGTCGGCGCCGATCTGGTCATCAAGCCGCCCAAGAGCGCCAGCACGGACGGCGTGATCAAGATCGCGGGCGGGGCGGACTGGCGGTCGGTGTTCGAGCGGCAGATCGGCCGGGTCAACCAGTTCGGGGAGATCGACGACCGGTTGATCGTGCAGAAGTTCGTCACGGGCACCGAGTACGTGGTGGACACGTTCAGCCATGGCGGGAAGCACTCGCTGGTCGACGTCTGCGCGTACGGCAAGGTCGACAACGGCCCCCATATGGCCGTGTACGACACGATGCGGTGGCTGCCCCCCGACGATCCGGCGGTTCCGGGCCTGGCGGAGTACGTGTTCGGGGTCCTGGACGCCGTGGGGATGCGTTTCGGCTCCGCCCATGTGGAGGTGATGGGCACGGCGGACGGGCCGGTGCTGATCGAGCTGGGGGCCCGCCCCCACGGCGGCGGGCAGCCCCGCTTCAACCGCAACGCCACGGGCGACAGCCAGATCGACCGCACGGTGCGCTGGCTGGCGGGCGGTGAACTGCCGCAGAGCTATGAGCTGCTGAGGCACCAGATGTGCGTGTTCCACATGGCACGCCGTTCCGGGACCGTGCGCAACACGTCGGTACTGGAGGCGATCCCCGCGCTGCCCAGTCACCACTTCTCCGTGCGGAACATCTCGGACGGCGACCACGTCCCGGTCACCAAGGACCTGGTCGACAGCCTCAACTTCGGGTTCGCGATCCTCTCCCACCCCGACGAGGAGCAGATCCTGCGGGACTACAGGACGATCCGGGACCTGGAGGGACGTCTGCTCATCGGAGGCATGCGATCAACACCGTCGCCTTCCTGA
- a CDS encoding BTAD domain-containing putative transcriptional regulator: MIDFFQRNGSLPFGERLRSFRGRTGLTQNEFAERTGISVRALRDLENGRVEQPRGRTLRGLATLLAVDVDEVRELLVACRRTVPSGDEGLRVDILGTLSVRHGGNVREISATKLRRLLGLLALHHPDPVGFEEIRRTLWPKNPPRSSQNLVHTYISQLRGVLLPPGSRPVAPSASCLTRTHGGYVLALERDQVDLTRFLDLAARAREAHDEGDSAAAYELAGRACRCWRGPILADEPLLAHHPEATAAARKGTENLLLHADLAMQFRQPEQVVHALRVAAREEPLHEGLQARLILALASCGQQSEALNVFAEVVRRLDAELGVEPGEELRHAHLRVLHQQLPSPRGGRLTRALPDGPMTARPPALTAAVPVPNPVPPTSRPSQLPAEPMIFVGRAAEMRKLDRLLSAPGERGGHVPAALISGLPGVGKTTLALRWAHRRQKAFPDGQLYVDLRGHSARPPLRPEEALTSFLRALGVPRARIPDSLDEAANLYRTVLSGRRVLVVLDNAGDEDQIRPLIPGEADCAVLVTSRNTLPGLVARQGVRRVGLDLLTQNESVALLTRLLGQRRVDAEPLAAAALARYCGGLPPAVRILGAHLAELPGLSIAQYCVELQDIEFFRRPGCEDDDLFSSVHAAFSLSYAALPESARRFFRLLGRTDGRNVTAYTMADLAGTTPREALRALRRLVEASLLHERAHALFTVPGPLLRYAEALDRHDDPHLPSDAAS, encoded by the coding sequence GTGATTGATTTCTTCCAGCGCAACGGATCACTGCCGTTCGGTGAACGACTCCGATCGTTCCGGGGCCGTACGGGACTGACGCAGAACGAGTTCGCGGAGCGGACCGGCATCAGTGTCCGGGCCCTGCGCGATCTGGAGAACGGCCGGGTGGAGCAGCCGCGCGGCCGCACCCTGCGCGGCCTCGCCACCCTCCTGGCCGTGGACGTGGACGAGGTGCGGGAACTGCTCGTCGCCTGCCGGAGAACCGTTCCGTCGGGCGACGAGGGGCTGCGCGTCGACATCCTCGGCACCCTGTCCGTGCGGCACGGCGGGAACGTCCGGGAGATCAGCGCCACGAAGCTGCGGCGGTTACTCGGGCTTCTCGCCCTGCACCACCCCGACCCGGTCGGCTTCGAGGAGATCCGCCGCACGCTCTGGCCGAAGAACCCGCCCCGATCCTCCCAGAACCTCGTCCACACCTATATCAGCCAATTGCGCGGGGTCCTGCTGCCGCCCGGTTCCCGGCCCGTAGCGCCGTCCGCCTCGTGCCTGACCCGTACCCACGGTGGCTATGTCCTGGCCCTCGAACGGGACCAGGTGGACCTGACCCGCTTCCTGGACCTCGCCGCCCGCGCCCGCGAGGCCCACGACGAAGGCGACTCGGCCGCCGCGTACGAACTGGCCGGGCGGGCCTGCCGCTGCTGGCGCGGCCCGATCCTGGCCGACGAACCCCTGCTGGCGCACCACCCCGAGGCCACGGCCGCGGCCCGGAAGGGCACCGAGAACCTGCTGCTCCACGCCGACCTCGCCATGCAGTTCCGGCAGCCGGAACAGGTCGTGCACGCGCTGCGGGTCGCCGCGCGGGAGGAGCCCCTGCACGAGGGCCTCCAGGCGCGGCTCATCCTGGCGCTGGCCAGCTGCGGCCAGCAGTCCGAGGCGCTGAACGTCTTCGCGGAGGTCGTACGCCGACTGGACGCCGAACTCGGCGTCGAACCCGGCGAGGAACTGCGCCACGCCCATCTGCGGGTCCTGCACCAGCAGCTGCCCTCGCCACGAGGCGGGCGGCTCACCCGGGCCCTGCCGGACGGTCCGATGACGGCGCGCCCCCCGGCCCTGACCGCCGCCGTGCCGGTACCGAATCCGGTGCCGCCGACGTCCCGGCCCTCCCAACTGCCCGCCGAACCCATGATCTTCGTGGGGCGAGCGGCGGAGATGAGGAAGCTGGACCGGCTGCTCAGCGCGCCCGGCGAACGGGGAGGGCACGTCCCCGCCGCCCTGATCAGCGGCCTGCCCGGCGTCGGCAAGACCACCCTGGCCCTGCGCTGGGCGCACCGCCGGCAGAAAGCCTTCCCCGACGGGCAGCTCTACGTCGACCTGCGCGGCCACTCCGCCCGGCCCCCGCTGCGGCCCGAGGAGGCGCTCACCTCCTTCCTGCGCGCTCTCGGCGTGCCGCGCGCCCGCATCCCGGACTCCCTCGACGAGGCGGCCAACCTGTACCGCACCGTACTGTCGGGCCGCCGGGTGCTCGTCGTCCTCGACAACGCCGGTGACGAGGACCAGATACGTCCCCTGATCCCCGGCGAAGCCGACTGCGCGGTCCTCGTGACCAGCCGCAACACCCTTCCCGGACTGGTCGCCCGGCAGGGTGTCCGCCGCGTCGGCCTGGACCTGCTCACCCAGAACGAGTCCGTCGCGCTGCTCACCCGGCTGCTGGGCCAGCGGCGCGTCGACGCCGAGCCGCTGGCCGCCGCCGCGCTGGCCCGCTACTGCGGGGGCCTGCCGCCGGCCGTGCGCATCCTCGGGGCGCATCTCGCCGAGCTTCCCGGCCTCAGCATCGCGCAGTACTGCGTGGAGTTGCAGGACATCGAGTTCTTCCGAAGACCAGGGTGCGAGGACGACGACCTGTTCTCCTCCGTCCACGCGGCGTTCTCGCTCTCGTACGCGGCGCTGCCGGAGTCGGCCCGGCGCTTCTTCCGGCTCCTGGGCCGTACGGACGGGCGGAACGTCACCGCGTACACGATGGCCGACCTGGCGGGGACCACTCCCCGGGAGGCTCTGCGCGCGCTGCGGCGCCTGGTGGAGGCGAGCCTCCTGCACGAGCGGGCGCACGCCCTGTTCACCGTGCCCGGACCGCTGCTGCGGTACGCGGAGGCACTCGACCGGCACGACGACCCTCACCTCCCTTCCGATGCCGCTTCGTGA
- a CDS encoding LysE family translocator, whose product MAPGPDLALITRLVLNASLRAAGAAAVGMIAAGAAQAALGALGLAALLAARPGLFTAFRWVGAAVLLVWAFLALRAAFRPAPPQTTPVAAPAPTGTAAHSGAAAPAGAAAHSGGAAVLEGAAAGRPLGADGPPTGQAPTAPEAPPAARALPVAAEVPRVPEDLPVAADAPAGPVGAAGTGGGRQVRWAFAQGLLCTGSNPKVGMFLMAFLPQFVPPGVDPATGVAVLAVCYLAMGLIWLFVWMRLVHRLARYMHSARMIRITNGLTAAVFGVFAVRLALGG is encoded by the coding sequence ATGGCGCCGGGTCCCGACCTGGCCCTGATCACCCGCCTGGTGCTGAACGCCTCGCTGCGCGCGGCGGGCGCCGCCGCGGTCGGCATGATCGCGGCGGGGGCGGCGCAGGCGGCGTTGGGCGCACTGGGTCTGGCGGCGCTTCTCGCCGCGCGGCCGGGCCTGTTCACCGCGTTCCGCTGGGTGGGCGCCGCGGTGTTGCTCGTGTGGGCGTTCCTGGCCCTGCGCGCCGCCTTCCGTCCGGCGCCGCCACAGACCACGCCCGTCGCCGCTCCCGCCCCCACCGGGACCGCGGCGCACTCCGGGGCCGCCGCACCCGCCGGGGCCGCCGCCCACTCCGGCGGGGCGGCCGTGCTGGAGGGTGCGGCGGCGGGGCGGCCGCTCGGCGCGGACGGCCCGCCCACGGGCCAGGCGCCCACCGCCCCCGAGGCACCGCCCGCTGCCCGGGCCCTGCCCGTTGCCGCCGAAGTCCCCCGCGTACCGGAAGACCTGCCCGTTGCCGCCGATGCTCCGGCTGGTCCCGTTGGCGCGGCCGGTACGGGCGGCGGGCGTCAGGTGCGGTGGGCGTTCGCGCAAGGGCTGCTGTGCACGGGGTCCAATCCGAAGGTGGGCATGTTCCTGATGGCCTTCCTGCCGCAGTTCGTGCCCCCCGGGGTCGATCCGGCGACCGGCGTCGCCGTACTCGCCGTCTGCTACCTGGCCATGGGACTGATATGGCTCTTCGTGTGGATGCGGCTGGTGCACCGGCTCGCCCGGTACATGCACTCGGCGCGCATGATCCGGATCACCAACGGGCTGACGGCGGCCGTCTTCGGGGTGTTCGCCGTGCGTCTGGCGCTCGGCGGCTGA
- a CDS encoding ATP-grasp domain-containing protein has translation MTDGGKPLLLLIGSSARRSREFILQAVSSKYALWLLQPAPVTWEEPYVVGSTAVSNVDPEPLVEAARRVAAEHEVAGVFCYDEGLVAPAAHVSQALGLPGNTPEAIAACRDKNATRAALEQAGVAQPSSIGVSSLAEAREAAEKLGFPVVIKPRGLAGGMGVRRADGPDEVEGAYAAASAASYPGVPVFDVPVLVEQYVDGPEISVDAVFFEGECVPLVVARKQVGLAPFFEEVGHEVDGADPLLSDPGLLDALRRSHAALGFHTGVSHTEFRLTPSGPCLMEVNARLGGDMIPYLGTLATGVDVAMAAADAAAGRRPDTQQLHHKAAAITFLYPERDSEVESVTVHEDRFTPEIHSASVMADPGAVLRLPPRGYISRYARVIAVADSVERARTALLRATEIVELSGRPAEVPTP, from the coding sequence ATGACGGACGGCGGGAAGCCGCTTCTGCTGCTGATCGGCAGCAGCGCCCGGCGCAGCAGGGAGTTCATCCTTCAGGCGGTGAGCAGTAAGTACGCACTGTGGCTGCTCCAGCCGGCGCCGGTGACCTGGGAGGAGCCGTACGTCGTCGGCAGCACGGCCGTCAGCAACGTCGATCCCGAGCCGCTGGTCGAGGCCGCCCGCCGGGTGGCCGCCGAGCACGAGGTGGCGGGCGTCTTCTGCTACGACGAGGGGCTGGTCGCCCCGGCCGCCCATGTGTCGCAGGCGCTCGGCCTGCCGGGGAACACCCCCGAGGCGATCGCCGCGTGCCGGGACAAGAACGCCACGCGGGCCGCGCTGGAGCAGGCGGGGGTGGCTCAGCCCTCCTCGATCGGTGTGAGTTCGCTGGCGGAGGCGCGGGAGGCGGCCGAGAAGCTGGGCTTCCCCGTGGTGATCAAGCCGCGTGGACTGGCCGGCGGCATGGGCGTGCGCAGGGCCGACGGGCCCGACGAGGTGGAGGGCGCCTACGCCGCCGCGTCGGCCGCCTCGTATCCGGGGGTGCCGGTCTTCGACGTGCCGGTGCTCGTGGAGCAGTACGTCGACGGCCCGGAGATCAGTGTCGACGCCGTCTTCTTCGAGGGCGAATGCGTGCCGCTGGTCGTCGCGCGCAAGCAGGTCGGGCTGGCTCCGTTCTTCGAGGAGGTCGGCCACGAGGTGGACGGCGCCGACCCGCTGCTGTCCGACCCCGGCCTGCTGGACGCGCTGCGCAGGAGCCACGCCGCGCTGGGCTTCCACACGGGCGTCAGCCACACGGAGTTCCGTCTCACGCCGAGCGGTCCCTGCCTGATGGAGGTCAACGCCCGGCTGGGCGGCGACATGATCCCGTACCTGGGCACCCTGGCGACCGGTGTGGACGTGGCGATGGCGGCCGCCGACGCGGCGGCGGGGCGCCGGCCGGACACGCAGCAGCTCCACCACAAGGCCGCGGCCATAACGTTCCTGTATCCGGAGCGGGACAGCGAGGTCGAGTCGGTCACCGTGCACGAGGACCGGTTCACGCCGGAGATCCACAGCGCGAGCGTGATGGCCGACCCGGGCGCCGTGCTGCGCCTGCCGCCGCGCGGCTACATCTCCCGGTACGCACGGGTCATCGCCGTGGCCGACTCGGTCGAGCGGGCCCGCACCGCCCTGCTGCGCGCGACGGAGATCGTCGAGCTCTCGGGCCGCCCGGCGGAGGTGCCCACTCCATGA